Within the Candidatus Rokuibacteriota bacterium genome, the region CTGTGCCAGTTCAGTTCAGGTCTGAGAACGGGTGTTGATATGACTTCCGCTGTCAAGCACGGTGACGCCGGGACCGGACGTGCCGTTTTGTCGCTGTGTACCGCCTCCGATTTCGTGGGCACCGGGTGGCTCGTCACCGGCGGAATGGGCTCTCTGGGGGAATACCCAGATAGCGCCCCCCCTGGCGATCGTCGATTGTGAGCCCTCTACGGCCCCCGGTTTCGTGGGCCGCGCCCCCCAAGGCCCTCCCGGCCCCGGCGCGCGGGGGCGCGCGCGCACCGGCGCCGGGGTGTGATGCCCGCGGTGTTCGCCCTCATAGTGGGTGCTCGAGCCATCGGAAGAGACGGAGCCTGTAACTGCGACGGTTGATCATGCTGATATCCGTGGGTTGGGTACCACCGTACTTGTGTCCGTCGCGGCGCCTGCTTCGCTCTATGGGCGAGGATCGTCGCCTCGTAACACCGTCGAAGGTTGCGCCGATACCGGGGCCGCGTCTCCGCCGATGGCTCGAGATCGTGATCAATGGGTCTGCGCTCCGTGCTGCTCGATGCGCTCCTCTTCGCTCGGTCAGGGGGCCAGCGGGACGGTGCGGGCGATCGCCCAGGCGAAGGCCGCCATCTCCCGGGCAATGGCGGCCCCGACTTGGTTGGCGTGCTTGCCCCGGGCAATCAACTGGCGATACCGCTTGCACAGGCGGACCTGCGCGTTCCAGCCAATGGCCTGCACCTCGGCCGGGAGCGTCTCCAACCGGAGCTGCAGATGCCGGCTGACCTTCGCAGGAAACCGATAGGCGCCCACGCCCCTTCCACCAGCGCGCGCCGGGCGTGGCTGTTCCCGGCCTTGGTGATGCCGCCTTGCCGCCGTCGCGCCCCCGAGGAGTCCTCCGACGGGGTGAGCCCCAGGTAGCTCATGAGCTGCCGGGGGTTGTCGAACCGTGTGAGGTCCCCCAGTTCGGCGATCAGGATGATGGCGCTCGTGAGGTCGACCCCGCGCAGCGCCTGGATCGCCTCGACCACCGGGGCCAGGCGCCAGCTCTTCACCGCCTCGTGCAGCTCGTGCTCCAGGCGCCCCAGCCGGTCGTGCTGCTCGGTCACGGCGCGGAGGTACTCGTGAAAGACGATCTGCGGGGCGGGCGTGGGGCAGACGACTTCGGAGAGCCAGCGCAGATGGGCGGCGTTCCAGCTCGCCCGGCCTTCGTAGCGAATATCCTGCCGCAGCAAGAAGGCCTTGAGCCGATGCGTGGCCGCTGTGAGATCCTGCATCGCGTCTTCGCGCGCCCGGCTCAGGTCGCGCAGGGCCTCGTCCTGCACCTGGGGCACATAGATGGGGGTGAGATCGCCGCTGCGCAGGAGCCGGGCCAGCGTCCTGGCATCGCGGCGGTCGGTCTTGACCCGGTCGCCGGGCTTGCGCGGAATCAGCGACGGGGCGACGACGTGGCAGGTCACGCGCTTCCGGGTGAGGTACCGATACAGCCAGTACCCGCACGGGCCGGCCTCGTAGACGAGCACGAGCCGCGCGGCCTTGGCCTGGAGCTGCCGGAGCAGCTTGTCGATGTCGCACTGCCGCGTGCCGATCGGGCCCAGGGATACGACCTCGGCGCCGCGGTCCTCCGGCGCGTAGGCGACGGCGATGGACTCCTTGTGGACGTCGAGACCAACGTAGAGAGTTTTGCTAGACTGTTCCATGGCTGACCTCCAAGCTCGTTGTGGGAATGTGCCCCGCGCACATGGCGGCGCTGGCCCCAAGGCTAACCCGCGTTGAGCCGGAGGTCAGCCTCTCCTCTTGGAAGTCATAATGTCTATGTTACCTACGCTCTCGCAGAGCCGCGGGAGGCCGCGTGAAAGCCTGCGGGCGCGTCCGCCCTCGGCAGACCCGGGCCGAGAGCCCGCTGCCGCACGCGCGTCTTGACGCCATCGCATGGCAGGAGCAGTATCGCTGTCGATGGCGCACGGGCGCTGGACACACCGCGAGGAGGCCGATCGCGCGAGACCGAGGCCATGAGCAGGAGACGGACGCAGATGCGCGCGGATCGTCTTCGCGGCTTTCGCGAGGACCTCATCGACTTCTCGATGTTCCCCTGAGCCGCGGGAGGGTACCATGCGACATCGCTTCCTCGCAGCCGTCATCGTCGCCGTCGTCGCGGCCGCCACCGGGGCCCTGGTCAGCGCACAGACGCAGCCCGCGCCGCCCCGCTTCGAGGTCGATCCGTCCTGGCCCAAGCCACTGCCCAACCGCTGGCTCATGGGCCAGGCCGCAGGGGTCGCCGTGGACCGCCAGGACCATATCTGGGTCGTCCAGCGGCCGCGCACGCTCACCGAGGACGAGAAGGGCGCCACGCTGACGCCGCCGCGCAACGAGTGCTGCGTGCCTGCGCCTTCCGTGATGGAGTTCGACCTCGAGGGCAACCTCCTTCAGGCCTGGGGCGGCCCCGGCCAGGGCTACCCGTGGCCGGACAACGAGCACGGCATCACCGTCGACGCCCAGGACAACGTATGGCTGGCAGGCAACGGCCCCAAGGACGGGATGATCTTGAAGTTCACCAGGGACGGCAAGCACGTGAGGACCATCGGCCAGCCCGGTGTGGTGGGCAACGACTCCGACACCGCGCACATGAACCGTCCCTCGAACGTCGCCGTCGACATCGCCGCCGGCGAGATCTTCGTGGCCGACGGCTACGGCAACCACCGCGTGATCGTCTTCGACACCAGAACCGGCGCCTACAAGCGTCACTGGGGCGCCAATGGCCGGCCGCCGGGCGATGCGTCGGTGAAGGGCTTCGGCAACCCGGTGCACTGCGCCCGGCTGTCCCGCGACGGCCTGCTCTACGTGTGCGACCGGGTCAACAACCGCATCCAGGTCTTCCGCAAGGACGGCACCTTCGTGAAGGACTTCGTCGTCGCGCCCGACACGCGCGGCAACGGCTCGACCTGGGACGCCGACCTGTCGCCCGACGCCGCGCAGACGTTCCTCTACAACGCCGACGGCGAAAACAACCACGTGTGGACGCTGCTGCGCGACTCCGGCCGTATCCTCGGCTTCTTCGGTCGCAGCGGCCGGCAGGCGGGGCAGTTCCACTGGGTGCACAACATGGCCGTCGACTCGAAGGGCAACATCTACACGACCGAGGTCGACAACGCCAAGCGCGCCCAGAAGTTCGTGGCGCGCTGACGCGCGGGCGCGTCGGCGCGGCTGGGCCGCCCGGGCGCCCTGCCGCGCCACGTCGCCGCCGGTATCCTCGTCCGGACCATGTCACCCGGCGCCGTGACCCACGACCGCCAGCTGTGCCAGTTCAGTTCAGGTCTGAGAACGGGTTATGTTATCTACGCTCTCTGGTAGGGAGGTGGCGATGGAGCTACAAGGGAAGGCCGCGCTCATGACCGGGGGCGGCACCGGGCTGGGGAGGGCGATCAGCCTGGCCTTGGCCCGCCAGGGGATGGCCGTGGCGGTCAACTACTCGCGCTCCGAAGCCGAAGCGCACGCCACCGCGGCCGAGCTGCAGGCGCTCGGGGCGCAAGCGCTGGCGGTACAGGCAGACGTGCGTGACGAGGCGCGGTGCGGGTGATGGTGGCGCGGCTCGTGGCCAAGTTCGGCCGCCTGGACCTGCTGGTCAACAACGCCGGGGTAACCCGTTACATCCCGTTGCAGGACCTGCAGGCGGTGCGGAGTGAGGACTTCGATCGCATCCTAGCGGTGAACGTGAAGGGCGCGTTCCTGTGCGCTCAGGCGGCGGCACCGCACCTCAAGGCACACGGACGGGGCAAGATCGTCAATGTCGCCTCGAATTCCGCGTTCGTTCCGCGCGGAAGCTCCCTGCCCTACATCGTCTCCAAAGCGGCGCTGGTGATGCTCACCACCTGCCTGGCCAAGGCGCTGGCGCCAACCGTGCAGGTCAATGCGGTCTGCCCCGGCTCGCTGGCGACACGCTGGCTGAGCCAGTATTTTCCGCCCGAGATGCAGAAGGAGATCCTGGAGAGCGCCGAGCTACCGCCGGTTGACCTGGACGACGTGGCTCAGGCGGTTGTGCTCTTCGCTCAGAACGACTCGACGACTGGCCAGGCGCTGGTGCTGGACCGCGGCGAGGCGCTGGGGTAGAGAGAGCCGTTGAGCGCCACCGCCTGGACCAGCTCTCCCAGCGTCGAGATCAGGAGCGGGGCATCCAGGCAGCGACGGTGGCCGCGTTCGCCCGACGCGCCGCGACCTACGTGGACAAGATTCTCAAGGGTACGAAACCCGCCGACCTGCCCGTCGAGCAGCCGACGAACTTCGAGCTGGTGATCAACCTCAAGACCGCCAAAGCGCTCGGGCTCACGATCCCGCCATCGCTGCTGGGACAGGCCGACGAGGTGATTCATGAGGCGGGACTCTATACCTTGATTATTTCCAGGGCTCCCTGAAAGCGGTAGTATGCAAACGCCGGAGCAGGGTAACGGTTCGAGGTGCGAGCCAGCCGGAGGAGCAGCCATGCCCATGTACGAATACCACTGCGACAAGTGCCAGCGTGCGGTGATACTCACCCTGTCTATTCGCGAGCACGAGAAGGGCAAGGTTAAGTCCCCAAGTGTGGCAGCAAAGCCCTCCGGCCACTGTTGAGTACGTTCGTCTCTCAGACCTCAAGAAAATCCTAACGATCCCGCCGTCGCTGCTACTGTGGGCGGATCAGGTGATTGAGTAGGGGGTTGACACATGGCCACGAAGAAGTCACCGAAGCGAAAGGTAAGGAAGCGGACCCCGGTCACCGCGAAATTCCTCGACGCGTTCGCGGATGCGTGGAACCGGCACGATGTCGACGAGCTCATGCGCTTTATGATCGAGGACTGCGTGTTCGAGGCAAGTGCCGGATCGGCCGTCTGCGGGATACGCTATGAGGGGCGGGAACAGGTACGGAAGGGATTCGGCGAGGTCTTTGCGACGTTTCCGGACGCCCACTGGGGAGGGGCCCGACACTTCATCAGCGGCAACCGGGGTGTGTCGGAGTGGACCTTCACGGGGACGCGTGCGGATGGTACACGGGTCGAGGTCACAGGGTGCGATCTCTTTACCTTCCACGATGGAAAGATTGCGGTGAAGAACTCGTATCGGAAGAATCGGACGGCGTGAGCCATGAGCGCCTTCAACCTGGCCGGGATCCTTGCCCACCACGCGGACCGTTTCCCGGACCGCCCGTGCCTGGTATGGGGGCGGGAGACCATCACCTACGGGGAGTTGGACCGGCGCGCGGCGCGGACGGCTACGGGGCGGCGGCGCCTCGGGATCGGTCAGGGGAACGTCGTGGCGGTGCTCCTCTACAACTGCCCGGAATTCATCGAGGTGATGTTCGCCATTAGCCGGATTGGCGCAATCTTCATGCCGATCAACTGGCGGCTGGCCGGAGCGGAGGTCGCCTACATCGCCAGCCACGCCGGCGCCGCGCTCGTAGTCTCGGAGCCCGAGCTGGTCCCGCTGGCCGAGGCCGCCCGGCCGCAGCTCGCCGGAGCCCGTTTCGTCTGCGTCGGCGCGGCGCCCGCGGGCTGGACCGCCTTCGAAGTCCTCCGCCAGGACGGCGACGCGCCGGCCATGGAGCCCGTGGCAGGCGACGACCTCCACCGGCTCATGTACACGTCGGGGACGACAGCGCGGCCCAAAGGCGTCATGATCACCTACCTAACCTTTATTGGAAGAACATCGCCCACGTGGCCGAGTTCGGCATCACGGGCGAGGACAAGGGGCTCGCCTGCGGCCCGCTGTACCACGTGGGCGCCCTCGACCTGACGAGCACGACCGTGCTGTACGCGGGCGGCACGATCGAGATCCACCGGAAGTTCGAGGCCGAACCCGTGCTCGACGCGCTGGAGGGCCACGGCATCTCCAACGTGTGGCTGGCCCCGGCCATGGTCAACCAGCTCCTGGCGCACCCATCCCTTGAGCGCCGGGATCTCTCGGGCGTGCGGCTGATCATCGACGGCGGCGAGAAGATGCCGCTGCCGCTGATCGCGCGGCTCCTCCGCGCCTTCCCGAACGCGTGGTTCGCCGACGCCTACGGCCTCACGGAGACAGTGTCCGGCGACACCTTCCTGGACAAGCGCAAGACGGTGGAGAAGCTCGGGTCGGTGGGCAAGCCCTGCCTCCACCTGGAGGTCCAGGTCTGGGATGACGACGGCCGGTCGATGCCGCCTGACGCGCTCGGGGAGATCGTCCTCCGCGGGCCGAAGGTGTTCAAGGGATACTGGAAGGACGCGGAGGCGACGGTTGCCGCGTTCCGGGGCGGCTGGTTCCACACCGGCGACATCGGGCGGCTGGACGCCGACGGGTTCCTCTACATCGCGGACCGGAAGAAGGACATGATCATCAGCGGGGGCGAGAACATCGCTTCGCCCGAGGTCGAGCGGGTGCTCTACGAGCACTCGGCGGTGCTGGAGGCCTCCGTGGTGGGCTGCCCGGACACCCGGTGGGGCGAGGTGCCGATGGCCTTCGTGGTGCTGCGGCCCGGGGCCCGCGCGGCCGCG harbors:
- a CDS encoding nuclear transport factor 2 family protein, which produces MATKKSPKRKVRKRTPVTAKFLDAFADAWNRHDVDELMRFMIEDCVFEASAGSAVCGIRYEGREQVRKGFGEVFATFPDAHWGGARHFISGNRGVSEWTFTGTRADGTRVEVTGCDLFTFHDGKIAVKNSYRKNRTA